The Oceanispirochaeta sp. M1 genome includes a window with the following:
- a CDS encoding carbohydrate ABC transporter permease, whose translation MKKKKLPFQILLYFLILFILFWTLAPILWIVISSISPRTELYSVPPHWIPKEPTLQAYDKVLISGEGFRGGGGISAATLFRTGIYNSLYISISTTLMVMFFAPLLGYAFSRLDFPGKNLFFLAIIGIIALPGWPVLIGLFSQFSYLGLLDTKGGLILLSFTFRLPFETWFMKGYFESVPQEVEDAARIDGCTHLQTLFRISLQMVKPGLIAVTIISFLHTWNMFAAPLVLTYTLKSKPLTVTMTEFIGQYYVHWDLMSAATILAIIPPVLIVVLFQRYIIRGLSAGAIK comes from the coding sequence ATGAAAAAGAAAAAACTCCCATTTCAGATTCTCCTCTATTTTCTGATATTGTTTATACTCTTCTGGACTCTGGCACCAATCCTCTGGATTGTCATTTCATCCATATCTCCAAGAACAGAACTCTATTCTGTCCCCCCACACTGGATACCGAAAGAACCGACACTGCAGGCCTATGACAAAGTACTTATATCAGGAGAGGGATTCAGAGGCGGTGGTGGAATCAGTGCGGCCACACTGTTTAGAACCGGAATCTATAATTCCCTGTATATCTCTATCTCTACAACATTGATGGTCATGTTCTTTGCTCCCTTGCTGGGCTATGCCTTTTCAAGACTGGATTTTCCGGGAAAGAATTTATTCTTCCTGGCTATTATAGGGATCATTGCCCTTCCTGGTTGGCCGGTGTTGATTGGACTTTTCAGCCAGTTCAGTTATCTGGGACTTCTTGATACAAAAGGGGGACTGATCCTTCTCTCTTTTACATTCCGGCTACCCTTTGAAACCTGGTTTATGAAGGGCTATTTTGAATCGGTTCCCCAGGAAGTTGAAGATGCAGCCAGAATCGACGGATGCACACATTTACAGACTCTTTTCCGTATAAGCCTGCAGATGGTAAAACCGGGGCTTATTGCCGTAACGATAATATCTTTTTTACATACATGGAACATGTTTGCGGCTCCTCTTGTATTGACCTATACCCTCAAGTCGAAGCCCTTGACCGTGACCATGACAGAATTTATAGGGCAATACTATGTGCACTGGGATCTCATGTCCGCAGCCACGATTCTTGCCATTATTCCTCCTGTTCTGATTGTTGTCCTGTTCCAGAGATATATAATCAGGGGATTATCTGCAGGAGCTATTAAATAG
- a CDS encoding carbohydrate ABC transporter permease: protein MQNKISRWMDNKTHLAFTILIPSMILLLAFAYIPAIYSLRFSFMKYNIKMPNKIHFNGIENYIYILKDSSFQNAVIRVIYFMIVSTTSVLAVAMLFAQVLSQEFPMRGFLRAAIIIPWAIPPVVNGHLWKWIFNGEYGAFNGLLYQLGIIDEYHFWLTNPTVALNIAVFIFVWRYVPFVTILFLGVLQSIPLQLYEAAKVDGAGAIRRFFYITLGSMKRISVIAVVLTLIASFSVFDGIYALMEFDEATKTPMIYNYQMTFEMGRFGRGSAMAYLVGLFLFSLTFVYIRMSLKEDK from the coding sequence TTGCAGAATAAAATATCCCGATGGATGGACAATAAAACCCATCTGGCTTTCACAATACTTATACCATCAATGATATTGCTTCTGGCCTTTGCCTATATTCCGGCAATTTACTCTCTCCGGTTCAGCTTTATGAAGTACAACATTAAAATGCCTAATAAAATCCACTTTAATGGTATTGAAAACTATATATACATATTAAAGGATTCATCTTTTCAAAATGCCGTAATCAGAGTCATATATTTTATGATTGTATCGACTACTTCGGTTCTAGCTGTGGCTATGCTTTTTGCTCAGGTTCTCAGTCAGGAATTCCCTATGAGAGGCTTCCTGAGGGCTGCAATCATCATACCCTGGGCCATCCCTCCTGTAGTAAACGGACATCTATGGAAATGGATTTTCAATGGAGAATATGGAGCCTTTAACGGTCTGCTTTACCAATTAGGAATAATAGATGAATACCATTTCTGGCTCACAAATCCGACTGTGGCTCTGAATATTGCGGTATTCATATTTGTTTGGCGTTATGTTCCCTTTGTTACAATTCTATTCCTGGGAGTGTTACAATCCATCCCCCTTCAGTTATATGAGGCAGCCAAGGTGGATGGGGCTGGTGCAATCCGCCGGTTTTTCTATATAACCCTCGGGTCTATGAAAAGGATCAGCGTTATTGCTGTAGTCCTGACCCTGATTGCCTCTTTTTCCGTATTTGACGGAATCTATGCACTTATGGAATTTGATGAAGCCACCAAGACTCCGATGATTTACAACTACCAAATGACATTTGAGATGGGGCGCTTCGGCAGAGGTTCAGCCATGGCTTACCTGGTGGGACTATTCCTTTTTTCTCTGACCTTTGTGTACATAAGAATGAGCCTGAAGGAGGATAAGTGA